The following proteins are co-located in the Gorilla gorilla gorilla isolate KB3781 chromosome 18, NHGRI_mGorGor1-v2.1_pri, whole genome shotgun sequence genome:
- the STUB1 gene encoding E3 ubiquitin-protein ligase CHIP isoform X3, which yields MKGKEEKEGGARLGAGGGSPEKSPSAQELKEQGNRLFVGRKYPEAAACYGRAITRNPLVAVYYTNRALCYLKMQQHEQALADCRRALELDGQSVKAHFFLGQCQLEMESYDEAIANLQRAYSLAKEQRLNFGDDIPSALRIAKKKRWNSIEERRIHQESELHSYLSRLIAAERERELEECQRNHEGDEDDSHVRAQQACIEAKHDKYMADMDELFSQVDEKRKKRDIPDYLCGKISFELMREPCITPSGITYDRKDIEEHLQRVGHFDPVTRSPLTQEQLIPNLAMKEVIDAFISENGWVEDY from the exons ATGAAGggcaaggaggagaaggagggcgGCGCACGGCTGGGCGCTGGCGGCGGAAGCCCCGAAAAGAGCCCGAGCGCGCAGGAGCTCAAGGAGCAGGGCAATCGTCTGTTCGTGGGCCGAAAGTACCCGGAGGCGGCGGCCTGCTACGGCCGCGCGATC ACCCGGAACCCGCTGGTGGCCGTGTATTACACCAACCGGGCCTTGTGCTACCTGAAGATGCAGCAGCACGAGCAGGCCCTGGCCGACTGCCGGCGCGCCCTGGAGCTGGACGGGCAGTCTGTGAAGGCGCACTTCTTCCTGGGGCAGTGCCAGCTGGAGATGGAGAGCTATGATGAGGCCATCGCCAATCTGCAGCGAG CTTACAGCCTGGCCAAGGAGCAGCGGCTGAACTTCGGGGACGACATCCCCAGCGCTCTTCGAATCGCGAAGAAGAAGCGCTGGAACAGCATCGAGGAGCGGCGCATCCACCAGGAGAGCGAGCTGCACTCCTACCTCTCCAGGCTCATTGCCGCGGAGCGTGAGAG GGAACTGGAAGAGTGCCAGCGAAACCACGAGGGTGATGAGGACGACAGCCACGTCCGGGCCCAGCAGGCCTGCATTGAGGCCAAGCAC GACAAGTACATGGCGGACATGGACGAGCTCTTTTCTCAGGTGGACGAGAAGAGGAAG AAGCGAGACATCCCCGACTACCTGTGTGGCAAGATCAGCTTTGAGCTAATGCGGGAGCCGTGCATCACGCCCAGTGGCATCACCTACGACCGCAAGGACATTGAGGAGCACCTGCAG CGTGTGGGTCATTTTGACCCCGTGACCCGGAGCCCTCTGACCCAGGAACAGCTCATCCCCAACCTGGCTATGAAGGAGGTTATTGACGCATTCATCTCTGAGAATGGCTGGGTGGAGGACTACTGA
- the STUB1 gene encoding E3 ubiquitin-protein ligase CHIP isoform X1 — MKGKEEKEGGARLGAGGGSPEKSPSAQELKEQGNRLFVGRKYPEAAACYGRAITRNPLVAVYYTNRALCYLKMQQHEQALADCRRALELDGQSVKAHFFLGQCQLEMESYDEAIANLQRAYSLAKEQRLNFGDDIPSALRIAKKKRWNSIEERRIHQESELHSYLSRLIAAERERELEECQRNHEGDEDDSHVRAQQACIEAKHVRVPPTHMWVCVCARGVGASPPCVGSVPHGGGRRGVPPKRSTQLNSSQDKYMADMDELFSQVDEKRKKRDIPDYLCGKISFELMREPCITPSGITYDRKDIEEHLQRVGHFDPVTRSPLTQEQLIPNLAMKEVIDAFISENGWVEDY; from the exons ATGAAGggcaaggaggagaaggagggcgGCGCACGGCTGGGCGCTGGCGGCGGAAGCCCCGAAAAGAGCCCGAGCGCGCAGGAGCTCAAGGAGCAGGGCAATCGTCTGTTCGTGGGCCGAAAGTACCCGGAGGCGGCGGCCTGCTACGGCCGCGCGATC ACCCGGAACCCGCTGGTGGCCGTGTATTACACCAACCGGGCCTTGTGCTACCTGAAGATGCAGCAGCACGAGCAGGCCCTGGCCGACTGCCGGCGCGCCCTGGAGCTGGACGGGCAGTCTGTGAAGGCGCACTTCTTCCTGGGGCAGTGCCAGCTGGAGATGGAGAGCTATGATGAGGCCATCGCCAATCTGCAGCGAG CTTACAGCCTGGCCAAGGAGCAGCGGCTGAACTTCGGGGACGACATCCCCAGCGCTCTTCGAATCGCGAAGAAGAAGCGCTGGAACAGCATCGAGGAGCGGCGCATCCACCAGGAGAGCGAGCTGCACTCCTACCTCTCCAGGCTCATTGCCGCGGAGCGTGAGAG GGAACTGGAAGAGTGCCAGCGAAACCACGAGGGTGATGAGGACGACAGCCACGTCCGGGCCCAGCAGGCCTGCATTGAGGCCAAGCACGTGAGGGTGCCCCCCACCCACatgtgggtctgtgtgtgtgcgcgtggtGTGGGAGCATCCCCGCCTTGTGTTGGGTCTGTGCCCCATGGAGGAGGGAGGCGGGGTGTCCCCCCCAAGCGCAGCACTCAACTCAACTCTTCACAGGACAAGTACATGGCGGACATGGACGAGCTCTTTTCTCAGGTGGACGAGAAGAGGAAG AAGCGAGACATCCCCGACTACCTGTGTGGCAAGATCAGCTTTGAGCTAATGCGGGAGCCGTGCATCACGCCCAGTGGCATCACCTACGACCGCAAGGACATTGAGGAGCACCTGCAG CGTGTGGGTCATTTTGACCCCGTGACCCGGAGCCCTCTGACCCAGGAACAGCTCATCCCCAACCTGGCTATGAAGGAGGTTATTGACGCATTCATCTCTGAGAATGGCTGGGTGGAGGACTACTGA
- the STUB1 gene encoding E3 ubiquitin-protein ligase CHIP isoform X2 produces MKGKEEKEGGARLGAGGGSPEKSPSAQELKEQGNRLFVGRKYPEAAACYGRAITRNPLVAVYYTNRALCYLKMQQHEQALADCRRALELDGQSVKAHFFLGQCQLEMESYDEAIANLQRAYSLAKEQRLNFGDDIPSALRIAKKKRWNSIEERRIHQESELHSYLSRLIAAERERELEECQRNHEGDEDDSHVRAQQACIEAKHVRVPPTHMWVCVCARGVGASPPCVGSVPHGGGRRGVPPKRSTQLNSSQDKYMADMDELFSQVDEKRKKRDIPDYLCGKISFELMREPCITPSGITYDRKDIEEHLQVRLRLGGAGPVAWSWAP; encoded by the exons ATGAAGggcaaggaggagaaggagggcgGCGCACGGCTGGGCGCTGGCGGCGGAAGCCCCGAAAAGAGCCCGAGCGCGCAGGAGCTCAAGGAGCAGGGCAATCGTCTGTTCGTGGGCCGAAAGTACCCGGAGGCGGCGGCCTGCTACGGCCGCGCGATC ACCCGGAACCCGCTGGTGGCCGTGTATTACACCAACCGGGCCTTGTGCTACCTGAAGATGCAGCAGCACGAGCAGGCCCTGGCCGACTGCCGGCGCGCCCTGGAGCTGGACGGGCAGTCTGTGAAGGCGCACTTCTTCCTGGGGCAGTGCCAGCTGGAGATGGAGAGCTATGATGAGGCCATCGCCAATCTGCAGCGAG CTTACAGCCTGGCCAAGGAGCAGCGGCTGAACTTCGGGGACGACATCCCCAGCGCTCTTCGAATCGCGAAGAAGAAGCGCTGGAACAGCATCGAGGAGCGGCGCATCCACCAGGAGAGCGAGCTGCACTCCTACCTCTCCAGGCTCATTGCCGCGGAGCGTGAGAG GGAACTGGAAGAGTGCCAGCGAAACCACGAGGGTGATGAGGACGACAGCCACGTCCGGGCCCAGCAGGCCTGCATTGAGGCCAAGCACGTGAGGGTGCCCCCCACCCACatgtgggtctgtgtgtgtgcgcgtggtGTGGGAGCATCCCCGCCTTGTGTTGGGTCTGTGCCCCATGGAGGAGGGAGGCGGGGTGTCCCCCCCAAGCGCAGCACTCAACTCAACTCTTCACAGGACAAGTACATGGCGGACATGGACGAGCTCTTTTCTCAGGTGGACGAGAAGAGGAAG AAGCGAGACATCCCCGACTACCTGTGTGGCAAGATCAGCTTTGAGCTAATGCGGGAGCCGTGCATCACGCCCAGTGGCATCACCTACGACCGCAAGGACATTGAGGAGCACCTGCAGGTGAGGCTGCGGCTGGGGGGAGCAGGGCCAGTGGCATGGTCCTGGGCCCCATGA